A stretch of Ligilactobacillus faecis DNA encodes these proteins:
- a CDS encoding IS1182 family transposase produces the protein MYKNYNTSELELDITYSMKLPDDHIAVLISRFVDSIPQDILLEDTSHTGRPAFHPAMLLKMTLFAYLESVFSGRKIAKLNQYYLPMMWLSGNTSVSYKTINNFRSSDHAKKIIEKTFVLFTLLLSKNGMLDADEALFIDGTKLEADANRYSFTWKNASDKFEKSLDERVAKTYDELIQHQVDIAISKDMLGSSDAIKELIKGTDLKLDAIEEDIATEPKVIKGGSKNKRARRRLKSIKRKLQTDLLPRKERYERNRKIFQGRNSFSKTDNDATFMRLKEDHMKNGQLKPAYNLQIATSGRFVLHYDIFPNPTDTRTLVPFLKSFTNLELFKYIVADAGYGNEANYQAVTDMFEKIPLMPYPMYQKEQSRKYKKDPRNIKNWTYHAEDDYYIDPDGVVFKFQRYSSSVDKYGFKRNFKVYVADIFQATKELENLAKTPKGYQRTKAINYNWEFFKNSATEDLSSEKGSKIYARRRTDVETIFGDMKGNFGVRRVHVRGEKAVRNEIGLILLTINISKLWHLFKEIGGGFLKKRSENKHKRKIPDQISQKRDLIRYF, from the coding sequence ATGTATAAAAATTATAACACATCTGAGCTGGAATTAGATATCACTTATTCAATGAAATTACCTGATGATCATATTGCTGTTTTGATCAGTCGCTTTGTTGATTCGATCCCCCAAGATATTCTTTTAGAGGACACTTCACATACCGGTCGTCCAGCTTTTCATCCAGCTATGCTTTTAAAAATGACTTTATTTGCTTATCTTGAATCCGTCTTTTCTGGTAGAAAGATCGCTAAATTGAATCAATACTATCTTCCAATGATGTGGTTAAGTGGAAATACTTCTGTTAGTTATAAGACTATCAATAACTTTCGGTCAAGTGATCATGCTAAAAAGATCATCGAAAAAACCTTTGTGCTGTTTACTTTGCTTCTATCTAAAAATGGTATGTTAGATGCCGATGAAGCTTTATTTATTGATGGTACTAAATTAGAAGCTGATGCTAATCGCTATAGTTTTACCTGGAAAAATGCTTCTGATAAGTTTGAAAAGTCGCTTGATGAAAGAGTAGCTAAGACCTATGACGAGCTGATCCAACACCAAGTTGATATCGCTATTTCAAAAGATATGCTGGGGTCCAGTGATGCGATAAAGGAGCTTATTAAGGGGACCGATCTTAAATTAGATGCGATTGAAGAAGATATCGCTACTGAACCTAAAGTCATAAAAGGTGGTTCAAAAAATAAGCGAGCTCGTCGAAGACTAAAAAGCATCAAACGCAAACTCCAAACTGATCTTCTGCCAAGAAAAGAAAGATACGAACGTAATAGGAAGATCTTTCAGGGACGAAATAGCTTCTCAAAAACAGATAATGACGCTACTTTTATGCGTTTAAAGGAAGATCATATGAAAAATGGGCAACTAAAGCCTGCTTACAATTTACAGATCGCGACTAGCGGTCGCTTTGTCCTACATTATGATATATTTCCTAACCCAACGGACACACGGACATTAGTGCCATTTTTAAAATCTTTTACTAACTTAGAACTATTCAAATATATAGTGGCGGACGCTGGATATGGGAATGAAGCTAACTATCAGGCTGTTACTGATATGTTTGAAAAGATCCCATTGATGCCCTATCCAATGTATCAAAAAGAACAGAGTCGTAAATACAAAAAAGATCCACGCAATATCAAAAATTGGACATATCATGCAGAAGATGATTATTATATAGATCCTGACGGTGTAGTATTTAAGTTTCAAAGATACAGTTCAAGTGTGGACAAATATGGATTCAAAAGAAACTTTAAAGTTTATGTAGCTGATATTTTCCAGGCTACTAAAGAACTTGAAAACTTAGCTAAGACGCCTAAAGGCTATCAGCGAACTAAAGCCATAAATTATAACTGGGAATTTTTTAAAAATAGTGCCACAGAAGACCTTTCAAGTGAAAAGGGTTCAAAGATCTACGCGAGAAGACGTACAGATGTTGAAACCATTTTCGGAGATATGAAGGGTAATTTTGGCGTACGCCGAGTACATGTTAGAGGAGAGAAAGCAGTTCGAAATGAGATCGGACTGATACTTTTGACGATCAATATATCAAAATTATGGCACCTATTCAAAGAAATAGGGGGAGGATTTTTGAAAAAACGATCCGAAAACAAGCATAAAAGAAAAATACCTGATCAAATTTCTCAAAAACGAGATTTGATCAGGTATTTTTAG
- a CDS encoding DnaD domain-containing protein, producing MMDEILMRYLDAGQVVVSNLLLHNYRDLGLDESEFILILQLLSRDQQGKTVDLNEISQAMHLQDSQLGEVLRGLLEKKILRLVTKTDAAGKKYDKYDLSLLYAKLFKFQNELQEKQVAKQTQADAKSVYQGIEVEFGRPLSPMELQTIDLWLNTEKYPPELILLALKEAVLNQVYNLKYIDRILLSWEKQNIKTSADVLRNQQKRRHAFENTERPKERGNRAKPSIPMYDWSKDD from the coding sequence ATGATGGATGAAATATTGATGAGATATTTAGATGCTGGACAGGTGGTCGTGTCCAATCTATTATTACACAACTACCGCGATCTCGGTTTAGATGAGAGCGAATTTATTTTGATCTTACAGCTTTTAAGTCGCGACCAACAAGGAAAGACAGTCGACTTAAATGAGATCTCACAAGCGATGCATTTACAAGACAGCCAACTAGGTGAGGTCTTGCGCGGACTTTTAGAAAAGAAGATCTTACGTTTAGTGACAAAAACAGATGCTGCTGGGAAAAAATATGATAAGTATGACTTATCTCTTTTATATGCGAAGTTATTTAAATTCCAAAATGAGTTGCAAGAGAAACAAGTTGCAAAACAGACGCAAGCAGATGCTAAAAGTGTCTACCAAGGGATCGAAGTCGAATTTGGACGACCGCTTTCGCCAATGGAGCTTCAGACGATCGATCTTTGGTTAAATACGGAAAAATATCCACCCGAGTTGATCTTGCTCGCACTCAAAGAAGCAGTCTTGAACCAAGTTTATAATTTGAAATATATCGATCGGATCTTACTTAGCTGGGAAAAGCAAAATATCAAAACGAGTGCAGATGTCTTGCGTAATCAACAAAAAAGGCGTCATGCTTTTGAAAATACAGAAAGACCTAAGGAACGCGGAAATAGAGCTAAGCCAAGTATTCCAATGTATGATTGGTCAAAAGATGATTAA
- a CDS encoding cation:dicarboxylate symporter family transporter → MKKLKVYRLSLGWQIIIGLLLGIGLGVVFTENKKFIAFANGLGSTFINMISMIVLPIVFASLVVGIANMGDIKKLGRIGLKTLIYFEVLSTIAFITGMLVSNFAKLGYMLDLSKLSQVDISTYVKTAKQASHSGLGSILMSIVPSNFFDALATGQMLPVIFFSCLFGLGIAAIGEKGKILLQFFQAVAEVMFKITGWIMHFAPFGVAGLIGATVAQLGLESLRPLGLFILMSYITMIFFILVVLGITSRLFGFRIMDQLRVVKDELVLAFTTASSEVTLPRLMEKTQKLGVDQAISSFVIPTGYTFNLDGSAIYQSLAAIFLVQAYHINLSFSQQVTLLLVLMVTSKGMAGVPGASFVVLLATISTVGVPVSGLALIAGIDRLVDMGRTVVNVAGNVTATLIIGKSEKEFDQAKHDRYVATFYKK, encoded by the coding sequence ATGAAGAAACTAAAGGTCTATCGCCTGTCTTTAGGGTGGCAGATCATTATTGGTCTTTTATTAGGGATCGGTTTAGGTGTTGTTTTTACAGAAAATAAGAAATTTATTGCCTTTGCAAATGGTTTAGGCTCAACATTTATCAACATGATCTCGATGATCGTTTTACCGATCGTCTTTGCAAGCTTAGTTGTTGGGATCGCTAATATGGGTGATATCAAGAAACTAGGACGGATCGGCTTGAAAACATTGATCTATTTTGAAGTCCTTTCAACGATCGCCTTTATTACAGGCATGTTAGTTTCAAACTTTGCTAAGCTTGGGTATATGCTTGATCTAAGTAAGTTATCACAAGTTGATATTTCGACTTACGTCAAGACAGCTAAGCAAGCTTCGCATAGCGGGTTAGGTTCGATCTTGATGTCGATCGTTCCATCAAATTTCTTTGATGCATTGGCAACAGGACAAATGCTACCTGTGATCTTTTTCTCCTGTCTCTTTGGTCTAGGGATCGCAGCGATCGGAGAAAAAGGTAAGATCTTGTTACAGTTCTTCCAAGCTGTAGCTGAAGTCATGTTCAAGATAACTGGTTGGATCATGCATTTTGCTCCATTTGGGGTCGCAGGGTTGATCGGGGCCACTGTTGCTCAGTTAGGGCTAGAATCTTTACGACCATTAGGTTTATTTATTTTGATGTCTTATATCACGATGATCTTCTTTATCTTAGTTGTTTTAGGGATCACTTCACGTCTCTTTGGCTTTAGGATCATGGATCAATTACGCGTCGTTAAAGATGAATTAGTGCTAGCTTTCACAACGGCAAGTTCAGAAGTTACTTTGCCTCGTTTGATGGAAAAAACGCAAAAACTAGGGGTCGATCAAGCGATCAGTTCGTTTGTGATCCCAACAGGATATACGTTTAATTTAGACGGTTCGGCGATCTATCAATCATTAGCAGCGATCTTTTTAGTGCAAGCTTACCATATCAATTTATCTTTCTCACAGCAAGTAACGTTATTACTAGTATTGATGGTCACTTCAAAAGGAATGGCAGGGGTCCCAGGGGCGTCTTTTGTCGTCTTATTAGCTACGATCTCAACGGTCGGAGTTCCTGTCTCAGGACTGGCTTTGATCGCTGGTATCGATCGGTTAGTCGATATGGGCCGGACTGTTGTCAATGTTGCTGGTAATGTTACAGCTACATTGATCATAGGTAAGTCAGAAAAAGAATTTGATCAAGCAAAACATGATCGTTATGTCGCAACTTTTTATAAAAAGTAG
- the nth gene encoding endonuclease III gives MLNSEETVKALNVMGEVFPNATTSLTKTDPFHFMLSVILSAQATDKAVNLVTPALFERYKTPVDLANASLPEVESYIKTLGLYRNKARFLVKCSQELLERFNGVVPKTRKELMSLTGVGRKTADVVLAECFGIPAFAVDTHVSRVAKRLAIVPPESDVLTIEKILMQKVPKDLWIKGHHRMIFWGRYQCMARNPKCETCPLLDICQEGQIRVMR, from the coding sequence ATGTTGAATAGTGAAGAAACAGTCAAAGCATTGAATGTGATGGGAGAAGTTTTTCCAAATGCAACGACCTCTTTGACAAAGACCGATCCTTTTCATTTTATGTTGTCAGTTATCTTAAGTGCCCAAGCGACTGATAAAGCCGTTAATTTAGTGACGCCAGCGTTATTTGAACGTTATAAGACGCCAGTTGACTTGGCAAATGCGAGTCTGCCAGAAGTTGAGAGTTACATCAAAACACTAGGACTTTACCGGAATAAAGCCCGTTTTCTAGTCAAATGTTCCCAAGAATTATTAGAACGTTTCAATGGTGTCGTACCGAAAACGCGTAAAGAATTGATGAGTTTGACTGGTGTCGGGCGTAAAACGGCCGATGTCGTTTTAGCTGAATGTTTTGGGATCCCAGCTTTTGCAGTTGATACACATGTGAGTCGGGTAGCGAAACGTTTGGCGATCGTGCCACCTGAAAGCGACGTTTTGACGATCGAGAAGATCTTGATGCAAAAAGTTCCTAAAGATCTATGGATCAAAGGTCATCATCGTATGATCTTTTGGGGACGTTATCAATGTATGGCCCGTAATCCTAAATGTGAAACTTGTCCTTTACTGGATATTTGTCAAGAGGGGCAGATTCGGGTGATGCGGTAA
- a CDS encoding helicase C-terminal domain-containing protein has protein sequence MTKSKTYAVVDLEMTNPTLDGSGRIIQFSCTFIEKGQITDTFSTLIDPQLPIPPEVQKLTGINNNDVRKAPLFIDVAETIYALLQDTVFVAHNIMQDYRFLNAELERAGFPPLELKGIDTVQLAQILLPTLPSYRLVDLGKYLGIEHDRPHQADSDTYVTAELFLLLQKRAQKLPVETLAKLCQLSSALIYDTADFFKEAYRIKKKSGSPLSHELMQVEELIIRRPSFVAKSERPLAFPKTKAEQKELFSGVIEWRKEQVNLMETIATFLDSKEEKQLLIEAPTGMGKTLGYLIPAAYTATKNKRIVLSTATTALQMQLADEIKQTLTTLLPFEVETVILKGNQHYLDLDKFWRSLSQPYNNNSRLLQMKILVWLLQTKTGDLDELRLTTQQDPLFENVAHTGVLGLDKASSFYSVDYLRLRAIAQKNATFLVTNHAYLLNHASELETDEFELIVDEAQNLPQAVIKNVQQVLDFDEIKILSDSLLVKMESKVSFSFAQLIEQKFVTQEQYRRFQKNVQVLDHVTWELRQRFIERFLRLRSAGIIECPLSKKRFLGFLKENIGLITKITKAHMAFLQDIVAFKQLFFTATRTKQLAQTAELYLLDFFKLADQLATSFLAWANLSFEKLETSTDQQLIWLSLASQETAHLRLHFSYLEGGDFLKQNIYRKFQHTIFLGAGLFTKETRAYTLRQLDLPKETRLLNFKSSFDYEKQATAFLVKDAPNVLQTPPDLYLDYLAQTLAELTTTNKCQTMILFNSLDEITKVYDRLATLGLTKEREILAQGVNGSPEKLKKRFVLDQDKKAILLATGTFFEGVDLPEKLLELLVIVRLPFQAPNTLFNQVRYERAKEKGLDPFWNITVPEAVLRLKQGFGRLIRTPNDKGAFVLLDERILSKSYGSEFMQVFPEKLPIKVVLTKELSAQVKDFLALAKENF, from the coding sequence ATGACTAAGTCAAAAACTTATGCAGTAGTCGATCTGGAGATGACAAACCCAACTTTAGATGGTAGTGGTCGGATCATCCAGTTTAGCTGCACTTTTATTGAAAAGGGACAGATCACAGATACATTTAGTACTTTGATCGATCCTCAATTACCGATCCCACCTGAAGTTCAAAAACTTACAGGGATCAATAATAATGATGTTCGCAAAGCACCGTTATTTATCGATGTTGCTGAAACGATCTATGCGTTATTACAAGATACAGTTTTTGTAGCGCATAATATCATGCAAGATTATCGCTTTTTAAATGCCGAACTAGAACGTGCAGGTTTTCCGCCTTTAGAGTTAAAAGGGATCGATACTGTCCAATTAGCGCAGATCTTATTGCCAACACTCCCGTCCTATCGGTTAGTCGATCTAGGTAAGTATCTCGGGATCGAACATGATCGGCCTCATCAAGCAGATAGTGATACATATGTGACAGCCGAGCTCTTCTTACTTTTACAAAAACGCGCCCAAAAATTACCGGTCGAAACTTTAGCTAAGCTCTGTCAGCTGAGCAGTGCTTTGATCTATGATACGGCTGATTTCTTCAAAGAAGCGTATCGAATCAAGAAAAAAAGTGGAAGTCCACTCTCGCATGAGTTGATGCAAGTTGAAGAGCTGATCATCAGGCGTCCTAGCTTTGTAGCGAAAAGTGAACGCCCCTTAGCGTTTCCTAAAACAAAAGCAGAACAAAAAGAACTTTTTTCAGGGGTGATCGAATGGCGCAAAGAACAAGTCAACTTGATGGAAACGATCGCGACCTTTTTAGATTCTAAAGAAGAAAAGCAATTATTGATCGAAGCACCAACGGGGATGGGCAAAACTTTAGGCTATTTGATCCCAGCTGCTTATACAGCGACTAAAAACAAACGTATCGTGCTCAGTACAGCAACGACTGCTTTACAAATGCAGTTAGCCGATGAGATCAAACAAACACTGACGACGTTGTTGCCTTTTGAAGTCGAGACTGTCATTTTAAAAGGTAATCAACATTACCTAGACCTTGATAAATTTTGGCGTTCTCTCAGTCAACCATATAACAATAATTCGCGTTTATTGCAAATGAAGATCTTAGTGTGGCTTTTGCAGACAAAGACCGGTGATCTAGATGAATTACGCTTGACGACCCAGCAAGATCCGCTTTTTGAAAATGTTGCTCATACTGGTGTCTTAGGGCTCGATAAAGCCAGTTCCTTTTACAGTGTCGATTATTTGCGCTTACGAGCGATCGCACAAAAAAATGCGACGTTTTTAGTTACAAATCATGCTTATCTGTTGAACCACGCGTCTGAATTGGAGACAGATGAATTTGAGTTGATCGTAGACGAAGCTCAAAATCTCCCGCAAGCAGTCATCAAAAATGTGCAGCAAGTACTTGATTTTGATGAGATCAAGATCTTGAGCGATAGTTTGTTAGTCAAGATGGAATCTAAAGTTTCCTTTTCCTTTGCACAACTCATCGAGCAAAAATTTGTGACACAAGAGCAATACCGGCGATTCCAAAAAAATGTGCAGGTCTTGGATCACGTCACTTGGGAGTTGAGACAGCGCTTTATCGAACGCTTTTTACGTTTGAGAAGTGCTGGGATCATAGAATGCCCCCTTTCAAAGAAACGTTTTTTAGGGTTTCTCAAAGAAAATATCGGACTGATCACTAAGATCACTAAAGCGCACATGGCGTTTTTACAAGATATCGTAGCGTTCAAACAACTATTTTTTACTGCTACTAGAACAAAACAACTCGCACAAACGGCAGAGCTATATCTTTTAGATTTTTTTAAACTAGCCGATCAACTAGCCACAAGTTTTTTGGCTTGGGCCAATCTTTCCTTTGAAAAACTTGAGACAAGTACAGATCAACAACTTATTTGGCTCAGTTTGGCATCACAAGAGACTGCCCACTTACGCCTTCATTTTAGCTATTTGGAAGGAGGCGACTTTTTAAAGCAAAATATTTATCGTAAGTTCCAGCATACGATCTTTTTAGGGGCTGGTCTCTTTACAAAAGAGACGCGCGCCTATACGTTACGGCAGCTAGATCTGCCAAAAGAGACGCGTTTACTGAATTTCAAGAGTTCCTTTGACTATGAAAAGCAAGCTACGGCCTTTCTGGTAAAAGATGCGCCTAATGTCTTGCAAACACCTCCTGATCTTTATTTAGACTATTTGGCTCAGACATTGGCAGAATTGACAACGACAAATAAATGTCAAACGATGATCTTATTTAATTCGTTAGATGAGATCACTAAAGTCTATGACCGCTTAGCCACATTGGGTCTGACAAAAGAAAGAGAAATCTTAGCTCAAGGTGTGAATGGTAGTCCTGAAAAGCTCAAGAAACGGTTTGTATTAGACCAAGATAAAAAGGCGATCTTACTTGCAACAGGAACATTTTTTGAAGGAGTCGATCTGCCTGAAAAGTTGTTAGAGTTACTAGTGATCGTACGTTTACCTTTCCAAGCACCAAACACTTTGTTTAATCAAGTGCGCTATGAAAGGGCAAAAGAAAAAGGCTTAGATCCATTTTGGAATATCACAGTCCCAGAAGCTGTTTTACGCTTGAAACAAGGCTTTGGCCGTTTGATCCGAACGCCAAATGATAAAGGCGCGTTTGTTTTATTGGATGAACGGATCTTATCTAAAAGTTATGGTAGCGAATTTATGCAGGTCTTTCCTGAAAAATTACCAATCAAAGTTGTTTTAACAAAAGAGCTAAGTGCACAAGTCAAGGACTTTTTAGCGCTAGCAAAAGAAAATTTTTAA
- a CDS encoding pyridoxal phosphate-dependent aminotransferase — MELSKRVQAVVPSATLALSTKAKQLKKEGLDVVNLTAGEPNFQTPQHIKKAAIKAIEEGRSDFYTPALGITELRQKIAEYTNEQYGTHYGIKNTAVTVGGKFSLYAIAQTILDPGDEVLIPLPYWVSYSEQVKLAGGKAVFVLPKEGHLKITPAQLEQARTDKTKAVIINSPQNPSGVIYSRAELEALGNWAVENNIWLIADDMYNKLVYNGNSFVSLVQLSDAIREQTILVNGFSKTYSMTGWRVGYTLAPEPVIAKLKAVVGHATGNLAAVSQYAALEAITGDQTCVEEMRAEYEERLNTFYPLINEIPGFSMKGKPAGAFYLFPDIREALEKTGFTDADQFAQALLGEAFVAVVPGEAFGMPGHIRLSYATSMLDLEKAARRIKKFVEQHSK, encoded by the coding sequence ATGGAATTATCAAAAAGAGTGCAGGCAGTAGTCCCTTCAGCAACGTTAGCTCTCTCAACTAAAGCAAAACAGTTAAAAAAAGAAGGTCTTGATGTCGTCAATTTGACTGCTGGTGAACCTAATTTTCAAACGCCACAACATATCAAAAAAGCAGCGATCAAAGCGATCGAAGAAGGGCGTTCTGATTTTTATACCCCAGCGTTAGGGATCACAGAATTGCGTCAAAAGATCGCTGAGTACACAAATGAACAATACGGGACTCACTATGGGATCAAAAATACAGCTGTTACTGTAGGGGGGAAATTCTCACTTTATGCGATCGCCCAAACGATCTTAGATCCAGGTGATGAAGTTTTGATCCCGTTACCTTATTGGGTCAGTTACAGCGAACAAGTTAAGTTAGCTGGAGGCAAAGCAGTTTTTGTCTTACCAAAAGAAGGGCATTTGAAGATCACCCCAGCTCAGCTCGAACAAGCAAGAACAGACAAAACTAAAGCCGTGATCATCAATTCACCGCAAAATCCTTCAGGTGTGATCTATTCGCGTGCAGAATTAGAAGCACTTGGAAATTGGGCTGTGGAAAATAATATCTGGTTAATTGCTGATGACATGTATAATAAGTTAGTTTATAATGGAAACAGCTTTGTTTCTTTGGTCCAACTTTCAGATGCGATCAGAGAACAAACGATTTTGGTCAACGGTTTTTCCAAGACGTATTCGATGACAGGGTGGCGTGTTGGTTATACTTTAGCGCCTGAACCAGTGATCGCAAAACTCAAAGCTGTAGTCGGGCATGCGACAGGCAATCTAGCGGCTGTCAGTCAGTATGCAGCTTTAGAAGCGATCACAGGTGATCAAACTTGTGTCGAAGAGATGCGGGCTGAATACGAAGAGCGTTTAAATACTTTTTATCCGCTTATAAATGAGATCCCAGGCTTTTCGATGAAGGGTAAACCAGCAGGGGCTTTTTATCTTTTCCCAGATATTCGCGAAGCTTTAGAAAAAACAGGTTTTACTGATGCAGATCAATTTGCCCAAGCTTTACTAGGTGAAGCTTTTGTGGCAGTCGTACCAGGCGAAGCTTTTGGGATGCCAGGACATATTCGCTTGAGTTATGCAACTTCGATGCTAGATCTGGAAAAGGCTGCCCGTCGGATCAAAAAATTCGTTGAGCAACATAGTAAATAA
- the asnS gene encoding asparagine--tRNA ligase has protein sequence METISIINAKDHVDQKVKIGVWLTNKRSSGKIAFLQLRDGTAYFQGVVVKNNVSEEVFKLAKEVRQEASMYVIGTIHEDKRSHFGYEIEIEDIELVGESEDYPITPKEHGTDFLMDNRHLWLRSKRQFAIMQIRNEMIRATYEFFNKEGFIKLDSPILTGSAPEGTTELFHTEYFEKDAYLSQSGQLYAEAGAMAYGKVFTFGPTFRAEKSKTRRHLIEFWMIEPEMAFMHQEESLEIQERYIAYLVEKVLENCDYELDILGRDKEVLKRYTELPYPRISYDEAIKLLQDSGKFPDVKWGEDFGSPEETYLAEHFSKPVFVLNYPKAIKPFYMKPHPTREDLVICADLLAPEGYGEIIGGSERATDPEYLAEQIEKAGLNKADYEWYLDLRRYGSVPHSGFGLGLERAVTWITGEDHIREAIPFPRLLNRIYP, from the coding sequence GTGGAAACTATCAGCATTATCAACGCTAAAGATCATGTCGACCAAAAAGTAAAGATCGGAGTTTGGTTGACAAATAAGCGTTCGAGCGGTAAGATCGCTTTCTTACAATTACGCGACGGAACAGCTTATTTTCAAGGAGTCGTTGTTAAAAATAATGTTTCTGAAGAAGTCTTCAAACTAGCTAAAGAAGTCAGACAAGAAGCAAGTATGTATGTTATCGGTACGATCCACGAAGATAAGCGGTCTCACTTTGGTTATGAGATCGAGATCGAAGATATTGAATTGGTAGGAGAAAGTGAAGACTACCCGATCACTCCTAAAGAACACGGGACAGACTTTTTGATGGATAACCGGCACTTATGGTTGCGATCTAAACGCCAATTTGCGATCATGCAGATCCGTAATGAAATGATCCGTGCAACATATGAATTTTTCAATAAGGAAGGTTTTATCAAGCTTGATTCCCCGATCTTAACGGGAAGTGCGCCAGAAGGGACGACAGAATTGTTCCACACTGAATATTTTGAAAAAGATGCTTATCTTTCTCAATCAGGTCAGCTTTATGCTGAAGCAGGGGCTATGGCATATGGCAAAGTCTTTACTTTTGGGCCAACTTTTAGAGCTGAAAAATCTAAAACAAGACGCCATTTGATCGAGTTTTGGATGATCGAACCAGAAATGGCTTTTATGCACCAAGAAGAAAGCTTAGAGATCCAAGAACGTTATATCGCTTATTTAGTTGAAAAAGTTCTAGAAAACTGCGATTATGAATTAGATATTTTAGGACGCGATAAAGAGGTGCTCAAACGTTATACTGAGCTACCTTACCCACGGATCTCTTATGATGAAGCGATCAAATTATTGCAAGACTCAGGCAAATTCCCAGACGTAAAATGGGGTGAAGACTTTGGTTCACCAGAAGAGACTTATTTAGCTGAACATTTCAGTAAGCCAGTCTTTGTCTTGAACTATCCAAAAGCGATCAAACCATTTTACATGAAACCTCACCCAACACGTGAAGATCTGGTGATCTGTGCTGACCTTTTAGCACCAGAAGGCTATGGTGAGATCATCGGCGGTTCAGAACGGGCGACAGATCCAGAATACTTAGCAGAACAGATCGAAAAAGCCGGTCTTAATAAAGCTGACTATGAATGGTATTTAGATCTTCGGCGTTACGGTAGTGTACCACACTCTGGTTTTGGTCTTGGATTAGAACGTGCAGTAACTTGGATCACGGGTGAAGATCATATTCGTGAGGCGATCCCATTCCCACGTTTATTGAATCGGATCTACCCATGA
- a CDS encoding cell wall elongation regulator TseB-like domain-containing protein yields MERKMRSRKRSKRLRIVGGISAVLCVIFVLYSLAVSPMRRAHDQAFELAQKYASLKDDEKFYHYNRTQTYYTLLGTNKKGQKIYVIVAQNGKKINIYQKNEGVSEAKAKEVVKSSDKVKKITHVALGLHKNKPTWEVSYLNQYGNLCYDLLDFKSGKIIKTIQNI; encoded by the coding sequence ATGGAAAGAAAAATGCGAAGTAGGAAACGTTCCAAGCGGTTACGCATAGTTGGCGGGATCAGCGCTGTTTTATGTGTGATCTTTGTACTTTACAGCCTGGCAGTCTCACCAATGAGAAGAGCTCATGACCAAGCTTTTGAGCTTGCGCAAAAATACGCGTCGTTAAAAGATGATGAAAAATTCTATCACTACAACCGAACGCAAACGTACTATACACTTTTAGGAACAAACAAAAAAGGCCAAAAGATCTATGTGATCGTGGCGCAAAACGGTAAGAAGATCAATATTTACCAAAAAAATGAAGGAGTCAGTGAAGCTAAAGCAAAAGAGGTGGTCAAAAGTTCAGATAAAGTCAAAAAGATCACGCATGTGGCGCTAGGACTTCACAAAAATAAACCTACTTGGGAAGTCAGTTATTTAAATCAATATGGAAATTTATGTTATGACTTGCTTGATTTCAAATCGGGTAAGATCATCAAAACGATCCAAAACATTTAA